In Gemmatimonadetes bacterium T265, one DNA window encodes the following:
- a CDS encoding peptidase M1, which yields MRRLLAIALAAFGPAAARAQQAASARPDSTPRFAHADTLRGTVGPARAWWDVRRYDLSVRFSPADSSIVGRNVVTYRVVAPPRTAAGARARRGELQLDLQAPLVLDSVVPADHAGRGRSLAVRRDGNAYFVTPAAAQPLGARRALAAYYHGRPRVAKHAPWDGGVVWTADSLGHPWLATAVQGLGASAWWPVKDTQADEPDEGQTIAVTVPDSMQDVSNGRLRSAVPNGDGTATYTWAVTSPINNYDVTANAGRYAHFSDTYDGEGGRLTLDFWPLAYHADTARAQFRQVKPMLACFEHWFGPYPWYADGYKLVETPHLGMEHQSAVAYGNHYQNGYLGRDLSRTGLGLGWDYIIVHESGHEWWGNSLTSRDIADMWVHEGFTSYAEALYVECRDGQAAGARYVIGTRNRILNDRPVVGPYGVNAEGSSDMYFKGANMLHTVRQLVGDDARWRATLRGLQQRFRHQLVTGAQVERYMSDRLGLDLAPVFAQYLTTTRVPVVEYRRVGADSLAFRWTDVVPRFAMPVRVVLPPATTITLRPRAAWSEIALPATARAAPADSARRWALRIDPNYYALARDADAPAPAPAAAPAVGAPRGNP from the coding sequence ATGCGGCGCCTCCTCGCCATCGCCCTGGCCGCTTTCGGGCCGGCCGCCGCCCGCGCGCAGCAGGCCGCGTCCGCGCGTCCCGACAGCACGCCCCGTTTCGCCCATGCCGACACGCTCCGCGGCACCGTCGGCCCCGCGCGCGCGTGGTGGGACGTGCGGCGCTACGACCTCAGCGTGCGCTTCTCGCCCGCGGACAGCTCGATCGTCGGGCGGAACGTCGTCACCTACCGCGTCGTCGCGCCGCCGCGGACCGCCGCCGGCGCGCGCGCGCGCCGCGGCGAGCTCCAACTCGACCTGCAGGCGCCGCTCGTCCTCGACAGCGTCGTGCCGGCCGACCACGCCGGGCGCGGTCGGTCGCTCGCCGTCCGCCGCGACGGCAACGCGTACTTCGTCACCCCCGCCGCCGCGCAACCGTTAGGCGCACGCCGCGCCCTCGCGGCGTACTACCACGGCCGCCCGCGCGTCGCCAAGCACGCGCCCTGGGACGGCGGCGTCGTCTGGACCGCCGACTCGCTCGGCCACCCCTGGCTCGCCACGGCCGTGCAGGGGCTCGGCGCGAGCGCGTGGTGGCCCGTGAAGGACACCCAGGCCGACGAGCCCGACGAGGGGCAGACGATCGCGGTCACCGTCCCGGACTCGATGCAGGACGTCTCCAACGGACGGCTCCGCTCGGCCGTGCCCAACGGCGACGGCACGGCGACCTACACGTGGGCGGTGACGAGCCCGATCAACAACTACGACGTCACGGCGAACGCGGGGCGCTACGCGCATTTCTCGGACACCTACGACGGCGAGGGCGGCCGCCTCACGCTCGACTTCTGGCCGCTCGCCTACCACGCCGACACGGCGCGCGCCCAGTTCCGCCAGGTGAAGCCGATGCTCGCCTGCTTCGAGCACTGGTTCGGGCCGTACCCGTGGTACGCGGACGGCTACAAGCTCGTCGAGACGCCGCACCTCGGCATGGAGCACCAGAGCGCGGTCGCCTACGGCAACCACTACCAGAACGGCTACCTCGGCCGCGACCTCTCGCGCACCGGGCTCGGACTCGGCTGGGACTACATCATCGTCCACGAGAGCGGGCACGAGTGGTGGGGCAACAGCCTGACCTCGCGCGACATCGCCGACATGTGGGTGCACGAGGGGTTCACGAGCTACGCGGAGGCGCTCTACGTCGAGTGCCGCGACGGGCAGGCGGCGGGCGCGCGCTACGTGATCGGCACGCGGAACCGCATCCTCAACGACCGCCCCGTCGTCGGGCCGTACGGCGTGAACGCCGAGGGCTCGAGCGACATGTACTTCAAGGGCGCCAACATGCTGCACACCGTCCGGCAGCTCGTCGGCGACGACGCGCGCTGGCGCGCGACCTTGCGCGGACTGCAGCAGCGGTTCCGGCACCAGCTCGTGACCGGGGCGCAGGTAGAGCGGTACATGAGCGACCGCCTGGGCCTCGACCTCGCGCCCGTGTTCGCGCAGTACCTGACCACGACGCGCGTGCCCGTCGTCGAGTACCGCCGCGTCGGCGCCGATTCGCTCGCGTTCCGCTGGACCGACGTCGTCCCGCGCTTCGCGATGCCCGTCCGCGTCGTGCTCCCGCCGGCGACGACGATCACCCTCCGCCCGCGCGCGGCATGGAGCGAGATCGCGCTCCCGGCGACCGCGCGCGCCGCGCCGGCCGACTCGGCGCGGCGGTGGGCGCTCCGCATCGACCCGAACTACTACGCCCTCGCCCGCGACGCGGACGCCCCCGCGCCGGCGCCCGCCGCCGCGCCCGCGGTCGGTGCTCCGCGCGGCAACCCGTAG